From bacterium, one genomic window encodes:
- a CDS encoding potassium channel protein, translating into MTARRTGWRLDRNRPDRSNGLTSLKVQLRMALVVLTLVIGGGTLGYMVVEGWGVLDSFYMTVLTLSTVGYGEVHPLSYAGKFLSILVIVMGVGSAGFALGTAGNLMIEERIKTALGRRSMKAIQKLRDHYIICGFGRMGRIICEELTEMKIPFVVLESGDEVLEELERLGVPYMKADATSDEELIEAGIERARGLVSVVTDDAQNVFIVLTARGLNPKLNIVARSAAEETIKKLVRAGANKVVSPYFLGGHRIAQAIVRPTVLDFLENIIQNKEMDLILDEKRVSPKSTLVGTTLATSGLRKDLNIVILAIKGVTGIMEFNPNFNTEIKAGDTLVVLGHGPDLERLDKVATGS; encoded by the coding sequence AGGCGCACGGGGTGGAGGCTGGATCGAAATCGGCCGGACCGGAGCAACGGGCTCACCTCCCTCAAGGTCCAGCTGAGGATGGCCCTGGTCGTCCTCACACTTGTGATCGGCGGCGGCACCCTCGGGTACATGGTCGTTGAGGGATGGGGGGTCCTCGATTCCTTCTACATGACCGTCCTGACCCTCTCCACTGTCGGCTACGGAGAGGTCCATCCCCTTTCCTACGCCGGAAAGTTCCTCAGTATCCTTGTCATCGTCATGGGTGTCGGTTCCGCGGGTTTTGCCCTGGGCACCGCCGGTAACCTCATGATCGAAGAAAGGATCAAAACCGCCCTCGGGAGGAGATCCATGAAGGCGATCCAGAAGCTTCGCGACCATTACATTATCTGTGGTTTCGGCCGGATGGGGCGCATCATCTGTGAAGAGCTCACCGAGATGAAGATCCCCTTCGTGGTCCTCGAGAGCGGGGACGAGGTTCTCGAAGAGCTGGAGCGGCTCGGTGTCCCATACATGAAAGCCGACGCCACCAGTGACGAGGAACTCATTGAGGCCGGCATAGAAAGGGCCAGGGGCCTCGTTTCGGTGGTCACAGACGACGCCCAGAACGTCTTCATCGTTCTCACCGCGCGGGGCCTGAACCCCAAGCTGAACATCGTGGCCCGTTCGGCTGCCGAGGAGACCATCAAAAAGCTGGTCCGGGCGGGGGCCAACAAGGTGGTCTCCCCCTATTTCCTGGGAGGGCATCGCATCGCACAGGCTATCGTCCGTCCCACGGTCCTCGATTTCCTGGAAAACATTATCCAGAACAAGGAGATGGATCTCATCCTGGACGAAAAACGTGTCAGCCCCAAGTCCACCCTGGTCGGCACGACCCTTGCCACTTCTGGGCTGAGGAAGGATCTCAACATCGTCATTCTGGCCATCAAGGGGGTTACCGGCATCATGGAGTTCAATCCCAACTTCAACACCGAGATCAAGGCGGGTGATACCCTTGTGGTGCTGGGACACGGCCCGGATCTCGAGCGCCTGGACAAGGTCGCCACCGGATCATGA